ATTCTGGGTTTATTTTCTCCATTTCCACCAACTTATCATAGTCCACGTCTACTTCAGCCAGCATTACATTCATGTGTCCTGGCATTCGTCCTGCCACAGGATGTATACCGAATTTAACATCCTTTCCTTGACCTTCTAGAATATCCATCAGCTTCTTAACTTCCCACTGTGCCTGAGAAAGGGCCATACCGTATCCAGGTACAATTATGACTTTTTGGGCTTGTGATAACTTATGAACAGCACTCACCAGTGGGTCTGTATGCCCTTTCTTATCTTCCATAGGAGTCGCCTTGTCTTGGGCTTTAACTTTTGATTTATCTTCGGAAACAGTCGTCTTGCCGCTTAGGATTTCCAGCAGGGATCTGTTCATGGCCTTACACATAATATTTGTTAGAATTATCCCCGATGCACCCACTATTGCTGCCACAGCAACGAGCAGTACATTTGCTATGGCAAGGCCTACTACAGAACCAGCTATACCGGAGCAGGAGATCAACAGTGAGATGGTAATTGGCATGTCAGCACCACCCACTCTGATGGAGAGAAGTACACCGTAAAACAATGCTATTGCTACCATGGCCATAACTATTGTAAAATACATGCCTGAATTCACTGCTGCATCACCAAATATGAGTGTGGGCATGGATACCAGAACCGTTGATATTACTATTGCAATGGCACATAGTATGCTTATGGTGCTGTGGCCTGGAATTGATATTGACTTCTGTGATATGCGATTATCAAGCTTTAAAGCAGCCACCATACTACCACTAAAGGTTAAACACCCTATAACAAGAGCTGTCAAGCTGGTGAAAAGATAAAACCAGCCTAAAGCCATGTAGCTTTCAAAGATTTTTACTAGGGCAATTAATGCAGCAGCACCTCCACCCATACCGTTAAAAAATGCTACCATTTGAGGTAGTTGAAGCATGGAAACTTTTACAGACAGGAAATATCCTATACTTCCACCAATTGCAATGGCAATCCATATTAAAGGAACTGCAACAATATCATTGTATACAAGGACAAAGACCATTGCCGCAAAAATACTCCCGCCACCAAGAAGATTTCCTATTACTGCAGTCTTGGGAGAGCTCATAAGCTTAATTCCAATAAGAACTGCTGCTGACAATAGTATGGTAACTATTTCATAGATGCCAATCATTTGAGCACCTCCCCTTTCTGTTTAACTTTAAACATCTTCAGCATCCTATTTGTTACAAAAAACCCTCCTGCAAGCTTAATGGTTGCAAAAGTGATAGCTATAAAACCTAGGATTTGACTTCCGGTTGAAACTGCATATGCTGTCACTACCACAGAACCCACTATTGTAACTCCTGACAATCCATTCATTCCTGACATCAACGGAGTATGAAGGAGGGGCGGCACTTGACTAATTACTTTATAGCCTAAATATGCAGCAACAAAAAAAATAGCAAGCAGTGCACTCGTACCCATTTTTTAATCCTCCTTATCTTGCGTTTGTAATAAAATAAAACTGCAGCTTAATTCCTGCCAAGACATCTACAATCAAGATACTCGACAACTATTGTGCATTAAATTACTATTCATGGCTTCTAGGGTACCAGGATGAACTATACTTCCATCCCGAGTTACAATGGTTTCTGCAATAATTTCATCATCCATATTAATCTGTACCTGTCCATCCTTAACAAGGTTAACCAAGTAGTTGTATATATTATGGGCAAACATCCACGTTGAGCTTGTGGGTACCATTCCTGGAATGTTCTTTGTTCCATCGATACTAACCTGATACTTCTCTACAACCTTTCCTGGTTCTGTAGCTTCACAATTACCACCCTGGTCAATTGAAATGTCTACTACTGCAGATCCAGCTGGCATACTCTTTAACATTTCATCAGTTAATAGAATTGGTGCCATTCGGTTTGGAATTAAAGCTGACAAAATAATAATATCGGATTTAGCAACTACATCTTTTAATGTTTCTCTTTCCTTAGCTAACCATTCTTCTGAAAGCTTTTGAGCATATCCACCCTTACCAATAGCTATTTCGTCTGGAATACCCAAATCTACTATTTTTGCTCCCAAACTTTTTGCTTGTTCTCTAGCATCCGGACGGATGTCAGCAGCATATACAACAGCTCCTAAGCGTTTTGCTGTAGCAATGGATTGTAGTCCTGCTACACCTGATCCAACTACTAAGACTGTTGATGGTTTAATCATTCCCACTGCTGTTCCAGTCATGGGCATGAATTTTGATAGACGGTTTGCTGCTAGAAGGACCCCTTTATATCCTGCTACGGCACTCATGGAGGTTAACGCATCCATGGCTTGAGCTCTCGATATCCTGGGAATTCCATCTAAGGTAAAGCTAATTACTCCCTTATTGGCTAGATTTTGTACCATATTATGGTTGGATGGTGAAGCTGGGTGTATGAATGATATTAGAACTTGATCTTGTTTCATCATTTCAACTTCATGTTTTTCAACATCCTGGTTAAACTGGGGCTCTTTTACCTTTAGGATAATATCAGCTCTGTTAAAAATCTCTTGTGCTTTATCAATTATCTTGGCACCTGCTCCAACATATTCTGCATCCTGATAAAATGAACCTGTTCCAGCTCCAGCTTGGATTAATACTTCTGCGCCATCGTTAACCATTTTCATTACGGTTTCTGGAATTGCAGCAATACGGCGTTCTCCTTGCATAATCTCCTTTGGTATACCAATTGTTAATCCTTTCAGTTCCATAATGATTCCTCCCATAGTATTATTCATCAAACAATTTTTCCATAAGCTTGCTGCTACATGTGTTTTTTAACTTAATAAAAGTCTAACATTAGTCCTTTAGATAGTATTAATAAAATTATTTAATGAGGTTGCTAAATCTATGGATATTGAATATTGTAGTAATATCTTTAGATAATTTTTATATATCTTTTGAATTTTAAAAATGAAAAAAACACCTGATGTTTCAGGCGTTTTTGGCTGATGATCGTATTTTAAACCAGGCATTTTTATTTTAGTTTTGAAAATTTTCTTCTATATTCAGAGGGGCTAATGCCCACCTTCCTTTTAAAAATTGCTGTTAAATAACTATTGTTATTTAAGCCAACCTCATCTGCAACCTCATCCATAGATATATTCTTATTAATTAGTAGTTCCTTGGCTTTTTTTATTCTAACTTCAGTAATATATTCTGTTATACCCTGACCTGTTATCTTTTTAAAAAGGCTGCTTATATAGGATGGATTGTAATGAACAAAGTCTGCCAGTATGTTTAGGGTAAGTCTGTGTTGATAGTTACCGCATATGAAATTTTTTATTTCTCTAATAAGTAAATTATCATTTAAAACCTCTGCAGTTTCAACATTATCAGGTTCGTTTTTGGATCTGTTAATATTTTCTTCAGTTTTTCTTTCCTCGATAAACTTAATTACGTTTTTAATAGATTCTATTAATTCATTTGGTCGTACCGGCTTAAGCAGATAATCAGCTGCCCTCAGCTTAAGGGCAACATTTGAATAAGAAAAACGGCTATAGGCTGTAATGAAAATAATTTCAATATTATTGTCAAGTTCCTTTATTATTTTTGTAGCTTCAAGTCCATCCATGCCTGGCATCTTGATGTCCATTAGTATTATTTCAGGCTTTGTTGTTTTGAACAGCATTACAGCTTCATTACCACTGGCAGCCTCGGCAACTATTTTTACAGGAAGTTGGCTGCTGGAAATCTGGGTCTTAAGTACCTGTCTCTCTAGTTCCTCATCTTCCACAATAAGAAGCTTATACATAAAATACCTCCTTTTTTGAAGGTAAAATTAACTTGACTTGAGTTTTCCCCCGTGTTCTAGCTAGTTTAACGCCAAAACCCAATCCAAAACAAAGTTGTAATCGGCTATGAACATTGATTAAACCAATGCAGTTTCTTTTGTTCATCTCTTCTACACATTCAGGGAAGCTCTCGATAAGTTCCTCAGGCATCCCCAGGCCGTTATCTTCAACAACAATCTCAATCCGATCCTCTATACTCTTTCCAGTGATTAAAATATAACCATTTCCTGGTTTAGGCTCTATCCCATGGTTACAAGCATTTTCAACTAGAGGCTGAAGGGTTAAGTAGGGTAATTCAATCTCCATTAACCCCTTTTCGATATTAAACTTGTAATCCAACCTGTTTCCAAACCTGATCTTTTTTATATGTAAATAGTTTTCTACATTTCTTAGTTCTTCTTTTAGAGTAACAAGCTCTCCAGCCCTATCAAGGTTGTATCTCATGATTTCAGAAATAGAGTAAACCACATCCAGTGCCTTTTCATTTTGCTTTAAGGTAATCAAACCGGATAATGTATTTAATGTATTAAATAAAAAATGGGGCTGTATTTGTGCCTGAAGATTCTTTAGCTTTGCTAGACGAAGACTATTTTCTAGTTCTGTTTTTGTTTTAGCCTCCAAGATATCATCAATTTTTTCCATTAAATGCCCTTCTTGCTTTTTAGAACGGTATATTAATTCAGTTATGTAGTTCACCACAAGCTGTATCAAATTAGAGACAGCAGTGCATTTCTCATGGGTTATTACTTTTATATCCTTGAATAATTTTACAAGTTTTTCAGAATTATAACCCAAATCTTTGGTAGCCGCCAGCATCTTTTCTATGGCTTTTTCATTGGGAGTTTGTAAATGTAATTGACAACATGTTATTGAACCTAAAAATAAATCCTCAACTATTATTGGCATAGCCATGAGCAGCGCCCCAGTATGACATGGAGATATGGCAATCTGGCCTTTATTTGCAGAATGAAAACCTATTGTTGCATTAGATTCAATGCATCGTCTTAAACCCTTTTCTGTTGAACGTATGTACTTGCAGAATCCGTTAAAGTAGTCATGCTCAAATATAGGAAAACCTAGATTGTCATTAATACCAATGGTAATATCCGTTGCTTTATTAAAGCTTTCAACAATTTGCATCATCTTATCATTTTCTATGAAATGTAAAAGCTCAGGTCTAGGCTTCAATGTTAATACCCCCAATATTGTGCTAGTGGCAACTATACTCCTATTCCCAATTGAGCATTGTAGCTAGGTAAACCTGAGCTGCTTTTAAAAGCTCCTCAATTGCTACCCGTTCATTTTCCTTGTATGCATTGTCCTGCAGCTTTCCCGGTCCAAATATCATTCCTTCAATGCCCATTCTTTTATAAATTGTACATTCTGCTGTTGCTATATAGCCTGAATATATGATAGGAACATCCACCATGGAGCATGACTTAACCATGGTTCTCACCAATTTATCATCGCTGCTTATTTCCCAGGGTTCTCTTCTTTCTATTTCATTTATATCGGCATGAAAATCAGGTATATCCTTCTTTATTGTATCAAAAATAACCTTCATTTCTTTCCATATATCATTATGTGTCTGCCCCGGAACTAACCTTACGTCAACATTAAGGGTACAATTGTCAGGGATAATACCGCTAGCCCCACCTCCATGAATCATTGTTGTCTGCCAAAAGGTTTCCCCCAAGCTTGGATGCTTTTTATGAGAAAAGGAATGGGTTTCCATTTCGTTCATTAATCTTAATGCTCTGTAAATGGCATTTGAACCCGCGCTCTTAACTGAGGCATGTGCTGTCTGTCCATATACGGTTACTTCGGCCCACATCCGGCCTTTACTGCATATTTTTAATTCAAGATTGGTAGGCTCACAGCATACAGCCCTCTCAACATCAGCCAAAATGGGGTTCTCAATAAGCTTTTTTGCTCCTGTCATAAGGTTTTCCTCATCAACAGTGGCTGCTAAAATAACATCTCCCTTGGGCTTTATATTAGACTCGTGAAGGGTACACAAGGCCACCATGGCAGCTGCAAGGCCACCCTTTGCATCTGCTGCACCCCTTCCATAAATGTAGCCGTCATTGATTTGCCCAGCAAATGGATCAAACCTCCAGCGTTTAGCTTCATAAGAACTAACTGGTACCACGTCCATATGACTTGAAAATAAAATAGGCCTTGCTTCACCTTTACCCCTTAACTTTGCAATAACGTTAAATCTTCCTGGCATTACTTTTTGAATCTCCGTCTTTATGCCTTTATGCTCCAAGTAATTTTTAACGTATCTTCCAACCTTGCATTCAAGGCCGGGGGGGTTAACACTTGGTATTTGTATTAGATGTTGGGTAACATTAATCAACTCATCCAAACTTATTGAGTCAATGGCTTTATTTATTTCATTATTTTCGTAATCATTCATGTTTAACTCCTTACTAAATTTTAAATGATACAAATTTAACTTGCTGATTTTTATTTTATCAAAACTTACTGCCAATTACAAAGCAAAAAACCTTGGAAACCAATATACATAACAATTGGCCCATTTTGTGCGTGTACATAATACAGGTAAAAAGGACCAATCCATTAATTGCTTATTTTTTGTTAAAAATTATTCACCACATTTTGCTACAGCTTTTATTTCTTTTAATGCCTTTTTATCCTCTTCACTGAACCACTTTGTAGTTACGCATTTGACCTGGGTATAGAAAGCAATGCCATCCTTGCCCTTGGCATGGAGATCACCAAATAAAGATTCCTTGTGCCCAGAGAAGTGAAAACCAGGTGCCACTGCTGGTATGACCACATTTATGCCTATCATACCTCCATGAGTTCTAGTCACAAATTCTCTTGCGTAATGCCATTTTGAGTAAATATCACAGAGCCGTTGTCAAAGCGATTTGCATTAGCTATTTTCAAGCCTTCCTCAAAATTCTTAACTCTTTTCACACATAAAACAGGACCAAATATTTCCTCGTCACCAACACACATGCCAGGCTTAACGTGATCAAAAATGGTCGGTCCTATATAATACCCATTTCAAATCCTTCAACCGATGCACCCCTACCGTCTAATACCAACTCAACTCCTTGGGCTATACCCTTTTCAATCCAATCAGCCACAGATTTCTTTTGTTCCTCTGATATAACTGGTCCAAGCATAGTGCAATCTCTATAAGCCGGTCCTATTTTTTTGTTCCTTGGCAAACCTGATTATATGCTCTATAAACTCATCTGCAATTTCTTCCTCCACACATACTACAGGTAGTGCCATACACCGCTGACCGGCTGCTCCAAAGGCAGAGACTACTATCCTGTGGGCTGTCAACTCGAGCTCACAATCCCTAAGTACAAGGGCATGGTTTTTGCCTCACAAAGGGCCTGAACCCTTTTGCCATAGGCAGCTGCTGTAGAGTATATATGCATTCCAACAGTTGTTGAGCCTACATAATTTTTATAGTTTTCATGAGTTTTCATAGTAAAATGCCTCCCTTACATAGTGAATAATGTAAATAATTAAAACAGAAACCACTCACTATTTAGAGGTATGATGACAAACATAGGGTATTCTTTTCCCTCAATGTTGTCTCGTCCTCATTATAATGAGTGGTTTAGATTATTAACTACTTACCAATTTCTATGATCCAGTGCTGCATATTTTGGAAGGAAACGTGTTGGTAAAGCTAGAGCATCCTTTCTAAAGGGAGGTGCAAGCTGTGTTCCATCAACCATGAATTCTAATACTACTGGAACTTTTGCACTTGCAGTGAATGCTTCTTCTAATGCAGCTGGGATTTGCTCTGGTGTTTCAACTTTAATGCCCTTGCCTCCCATAACTTCTCCAAGTTTTGCCCAGCTTGGAGCTTTAATGTCAGCACCTACAAATCTGTTATTGTAGAAGTCTACCTGGTTCTTCTTCTCTGCTGCCCATGCTCCATTGTTGAATACACAGGCGATTACGGGTAGGTTTTGTTCTACTGCTGTCATAATTTCGTAGAAGCTCATTCCCCAAGCTCCATCTCCAACAATTGCTAATACTGGACTTTCTGGCTTTGCTAATTTTGCTCCTAATGCAGCTTGTAAAGCAAAACCTGTATTTCCAAAGGTTAAGCATGCCACATGGGTTTTTGGCTTTGTAAATCTCATGTAGCTGTTTGCTGTTGAAGATACGTTTCCAATGTCTGTTGTTACGATTGTATCTGCTGGTTTAAACTTTGCTATTTCATAAAGAGCTCTTCTTGGGTTAATTGGATTACCATCTTTCATTGCTAATTCATAGATTTCTTTGTCCCAAGCTTCTTGCTTTTCTTTGATTTTAGCCATTCTTGCTTCATCTACTGATCTGTCTTCCTGGCTCTTTAAGATATTTAAAATTTCTTGTGCTGCGATTTTAGCGTCCCCTACTATTCCTACTTCTACTGGGTGTCTTCTTCCAATTTGTTTTGGATTAATGTCTATTTGAATTATCTTTTGTTCTCCTGTGAAGTATGTGGTGTCGTATTGTGGCAGTGTGCCAAATACTGATAGTCTTGTTCCTACTGCCAGGATTACATCTGCTTCTTTGATTGAATTCATTGCTGCTTTTGAACCCATATAGCCTATTGGGCCTACCCAGTATGGATTATCTGCTGGGAATGCATCATTGTGCAGATATGATACTGCTACTGGTGCTGTTAGGTATTTTGCTAGTTCTGCTACTACTTCTAAGGCTCCTGCGTCTACTGCACCTCTTCCTGATAGGATTACTGGATTTTTAGCTTCTGATAATACTTTTGCTGCCTGCTTTAAGATTTCTACATCAGGTATAAGCTTAGTTGTGGGACGATACTTTTCTGGTGGCAATATTTCATCTTCTAATTCACCATAAAAATAGTTTCTTGGTATGTCTAAGTACACTGGTCCTCTATCTGCATGCATTATTCTAAATGCTGTTCTTACACAATCTGCTGCTCTGCTTGGATGTGGAATGCCAAAGGATGCTTTTGTAATTGGCTTAAAGATTGGCACCTGATCACATTCCTGGAAACCATCCCAACCGATTGTTGGTGTGCCAGCTGATGGGCCAAGTACTAGCATAGGTGTATGGGCAAGGTTTGCTGTTGCCACACTAGTAACAAGGTTTGTAACTCCAGGGCCATTTTGTCCTATACATACTCCAACCTTACCTGATATTCTTCCATAAGCATCCATCATATGTCCTGCTGTATGCTCGTCTCTTACTGGTATAAATTTAATCCCTGCT
The sequence above is drawn from the Desulfitibacter alkalitolerans DSM 16504 genome and encodes:
- a CDS encoding response regulator transcription factor; the protein is MYKLLIVEDEELERQVLKTQISSSQLPVKIVAEAASGNEAVMLFKTTKPEIILMDIKMPGMDGLEATKIIKELDNNIEIIFITAYSRFSYSNVALKLRAADYLLKPVRPNELIESIKNVIKFIEERKTEENINRSKNEPDNVETAEVLNDNLLIREIKNFICGNYQHRLTLNILADFVHYNPSYISSLFKKITGQGITEYITEVRIKKAKELLINKNISMDEVADEVGLNNNSYLTAIFKRKVGISPSEYRRKFSKLK
- a CDS encoding NAD(P)(+) transhydrogenase (Re/Si-specific) subunit beta, translating into MIGIYEIVTILLSAAVLIGIKLMSSPKTAVIGNLLGGGSIFAAMVFVLVYNDIVAVPLIWIAIAIGGSIGYFLSVKVSMLQLPQMVAFFNGMGGGAAALIALVKIFESYMALGWFYLFTSLTALVIGCLTFSGSMVAALKLDNRISQKSISIPGHSTISILCAIAIVISTVLVSMPTLIFGDAAVNSGMYFTIVMAMVAIALFYGVLLSIRVGGADMPITISLLISCSGIAGSVVGLAIANVLLVAVAAIVGASGIILTNIMCKAMNRSLLEILSGKTTVSEDKSKVKAQDKATPMEDKKGHTDPLVSAVHKLSQAQKVIIVPGYGMALSQAQWEVKKLMDILEGQGKDVKFGIHPVAGRMPGHMNVMLAEVDVDYDKLVEMEKINPEFADTDMVIVIGANDVINPAALTAEGTPIYGMPILEAYKAKNIIICNFDANPGYAGVDNPLYKKDNVFMHHGDAKETIAKLTKSLTGPKTDSTESQKDGLVEKEMLMNAKKIIIVPGYGMALAQAQSEVKQLCDLLESKGKQVDFAIHPVAGRMPGHMNVLLAEVDVDYDKLIEMEIINPEFANTDMVIVVGANDVINPAALTAEGTPIYGMPILEAYKAKNIIICNFDANPGYAGVDNLLYNQEHVSMLLGDAKDTINRLIKLVKKEEGSSGIS
- the xsc gene encoding sulfoacetaldehyde acetyltransferase, producing the protein MAKVKMTPSEAIVEQLLAEGVEYCVGIVGSAFMDMLDLFPAAGIKFIPVRDEHTAGHMMDAYGRISGKVGVCIGQNGPGVTNLVTSVATANLAHTPMLVLGPSAGTPTIGWDGFQECDQVPIFKPITKASFGIPHPSRAADCVRTAFRIMHADRGPVYLDIPRNYFYGELEDEILPPEKYRPTTKLIPDVEILKQAAKVLSEAKNPVILSGRGAVDAGALEVVAELAKYLTAPVAVSYLHNDAFPADNPYWVGPIGYMGSKAAMNSIKEADVILAVGTRLSVFGTLPQYDTTYFTGEQKIIQIDINPKQIGRRHPVEVGIVGDAKIAAQEILNILKSQEDRSVDEARMAKIKEKQEAWDKEIYELAMKDGNPINPRRALYEIAKFKPADTIVTTDIGNVSSTANSYMRFTKPKTHVACLTFGNTGFALQAALGAKLAKPESPVLAIVGDGAWGMSFYEIMTAVEQNLPVIACVFNNGAWAAEKKNQVDFYNNRFVGADIKAPSWAKLGEVMGGKGIKVETPEQIPAALEEAFTASAKVPVVLEFMVDGTQLAPPFRKDALALPTRFLPKYAALDHRNW
- a CDS encoding NAD(P) transhydrogenase subunit alpha, encoding MELKGLTIGIPKEIMQGERRIAAIPETVMKMVNDGAEVLIQAGAGTGSFYQDAEYVGAGAKIIDKAQEIFNRADIILKVKEPQFNQDVEKHEVEMMKQDQVLISFIHPASPSNHNMVQNLANKGVISFTLDGIPRISRAQAMDALTSMSAVAGYKGVLLAANRLSKFMPMTGTAVGMIKPSTVLVVGSGVAGLQSIATAKRLGAVVYAADIRPDAREQAKSLGAKIVDLGIPDEIAIGKGGYAQKLSEEWLAKERETLKDVVAKSDIIILSALIPNRMAPILLTDEMLKSMPAGSAVVDISIDQGGNCEATEPGKVVEKYQVSIDGTKNIPGMVPTSSTWMFAHNIYNYLVNLVKDGQVQINMDDEIIAETIVTRDGSIVHPGTLEAMNSNLMHNSCRVS
- a CDS encoding sensor histidine kinase codes for the protein MKPRPELLHFIENDKMMQIVESFNKATDITIGINDNLGFPIFEHDYFNGFCKYIRSTEKGLRRCIESNATIGFHSANKGQIAISPCHTGALLMAMPIIVEDLFLGSITCCQLHLQTPNEKAIEKMLAATKDLGYNSEKLVKLFKDIKVITHEKCTAVSNLIQLVVNYITELIYRSKKQEGHLMEKIDDILEAKTKTELENSLRLAKLKNLQAQIQPHFLFNTLNTLSGLITLKQNEKALDVVYSISEIMRYNLDRAGELVTLKEELRNVENYLHIKKIRFGNRLDYKFNIEKGLMEIELPYLTLQPLVENACNHGIEPKPGNGYILITGKSIEDRIEIVVEDNGLGMPEELIESFPECVEEMNKRNCIGLINVHSRLQLCFGLGFGVKLARTRGKTQVKLILPSKKEVFYV
- a CDS encoding NAD(P) transhydrogenase subunit alpha — translated: MGTSALLAIFFVAAYLGYKVISQVPPLLHTPLMSGMNGLSGVTIVGSVVVTAYAVSTGSQILGFIAITFATIKLAGGFFVTNRMLKMFKVKQKGEVLK
- a CDS encoding M20 family metallopeptidase codes for the protein MNDYENNEINKAIDSISLDELINVTQHLIQIPSVNPPGLECKVGRYVKNYLEHKGIKTEIQKVMPGRFNVIAKLRGKGEARPILFSSHMDVVPVSSYEAKRWRFDPFAGQINDGYIYGRGAADAKGGLAAAMVALCTLHESNIKPKGDVILAATVDEENLMTGAKKLIENPILADVERAVCCEPTNLELKICSKGRMWAEVTVYGQTAHASVKSAGSNAIYRALRLMNEMETHSFSHKKHPSLGETFWQTTMIHGGGASGIIPDNCTLNVDVRLVPGQTHNDIWKEMKVIFDTIKKDIPDFHADINEIERREPWEISSDDKLVRTMVKSCSMVDVPIIYSGYIATAECTIYKRMGIEGMIFGPGKLQDNAYKENERVAIEELLKAAQVYLATMLNWE